One Coffea arabica cultivar ET-39 chromosome 5e, Coffea Arabica ET-39 HiFi, whole genome shotgun sequence DNA segment encodes these proteins:
- the LOC140003875 gene encoding NEDD8-activating enzyme E1 regulatory subunit AXR1-like isoform X1 — translation MAEPKTKYDRQLRIWGEQGQAALERSSICLLNCGPTGSETLKNLVLGGVGSITIVDGSKVEVGDLGNNFMVDESCVGQSKAKCVCSFLQELNDAVKAKFIEEYPQALIESNPSFFSQFTQVVATQLVEDSMVKLDRICRDANVALVFARSYGLTGFIRISVKEHTVIESKPDHFLDDLRLNNPWPELRSFADTIDLNTSDPVVHKHTPYVIILVKMAEEWAKSHGGCLPSTRDEKKQFKDLIKARMIAIDEDNYKEAMEASFKVYAPRGISSELEKIINDGSAEVGSSSSEFWVTVAALKDFIDNEGNGEAPLEGSIPDMTSSTELYVNLQKIYQAKAVADFIAMEQKVRHILKIIGRDPYSISNAYIKSFCKNARKLRVCRYRPIEDEFNTPVQAELQKCLTDEDYSYAAGFYILLRAADRFAANYNSFPGQFEGGMDEDISRLKSIAVSLLSDLGCNGSSLIEDLINEMCRYGAAELHAVAALIGGIASQEVIKLITRQFVPMSGTFIFNGIDHKSQLLLL, via the exons ATGGCGGAACCCAAAACGAAGTACGATCGTCAGCTCAG AATATGGGGTGAGCAAGGACAGGCTGCACTTGAGAGATCTAGTATATGCTTGTTGAATTGTGGGCCAACAGGTTCAGAAACATTGAAAAATCTTGTTCTTGGTGGGGTTGGAAGTATCACCATTGTCGATGGCTCAAAAGTTGAAGTGGGTGACCTTGGGAATAACTTCATGG TGGACGAATCATGTGTGGGACAATCGAAGGCCAAATGTGTGTGTTCATTTCTTCAGGAGCTAAATGATGCCGTTAAAGCCAAGTTTATTGAAGAGTATCCCCAGGCATTGATTGAGTCAAATCCATCATTCTTCTCACAGTTCACTCAGGTAGTGGCCACACAG ctggTTGAAGATTCAATGGTGAAATTGGACAGAATCTGTCGAGATGCAAATGTTGCTCTGGTATTTGCACGCTCATATGGTCTAACAGGTTTTATTCGGATCAGTGTGAAG GAGCATACTGTGATTGAGTCAAAGCCTGATCACTTTTTGGATGATCTCCGGCTAAATAACCCATGGCCAGAGCTCAGAAG TTTTGCAGACACTATTGATTTGAACACATCTGATCCAGTCGTCCATAAGCACACCCCTTACGTCATCATTCTCGTTAAGATGGCAGAAGAGTGGGCAAAAAGTCATGGTGGATGCCTTCCATCAACTAGAGATGagaagaaacaattcaag GACCTAATTAAAGCCAGGATGATTGCAATTGATGAGGACAATTATAAAGAGGCAATGGAAGCTTCATTTAAAGTCTATGCTCCTAGAGGAATCA GTTCAGAGTTAGAGAAGATAATTAATGATGGTAGTGCTGAAGTTGGTTCAAGTTCATCAGAGTTTTGGGTGACTGTGGCAGCTCTAAAG GATTTCATTGACAATGAAGGGAATGGGGAGGCACCTCTTGAGGGTTCAATACCGGATATGACATCATCCACTGA GTTGTATGTAAATTTGCAGAAGATTTACCAAGCAAAGGCTGTGGCAGATTTTATTGCTATGGAGCAAAAAGTCAGGCATATCCTGAAAATAATTGGTAGAGATCCATATAGCATCTCAAATGCTTACATAAAAAGCTTCTGTAAAAATGCAAGGAAACTCCGA GTTTGTAGGTATCGGCCCATTGAGGATGAGTTCAACACCCCAGTCCAAGCAGAATTACAGAAGTGTCTGACTGATGAAGACTACAG TTATGCTGCAGGGTTCTACATTCTGCTTCGAGCTGCGGACCGTTTTGCTGCAAACTATAATAGTTTCCCTGGCCAATTTGAGGG TGGGATGGATGAGGATATTTCCAGATTGAAAAGTATTGCGGTCAGCCTCCTTAGTGATCTGGGCTGTAATGGTTCATCTTTAATAGAAGATCTTATAAATGAAATGTGCCGGTATGGTGCTGCAGAGCTTCACGCTGTGGCTGCCCTTATTGGTGGAATTGCATCACAGGAAGTGATTAAG CTCATCACAAGGCAGTTTGTTCCTATGTCTGGGACTTTCATCTTCAATGGCATTGATCACAAGTCTCAACTGTTACTGTTATAA
- the LOC113687430 gene encoding probable protein S-acyltransferase 7 yields the protein MERMASEEKDGSLNSSVAQAIDNAASLEIDQPTESTMSSGKKVDKNSEVSFQAKSKKLLSSLWEKIIGFKRVVQEKSFRFCRGGDELEQARVYHFWPGNNVFFFKGRLICGPDPKGLILTAIAISLSSWTFAVHVASDIRNPAIIVTSSILTTVVLVNLVYVSTIDPGIIPRNDLGTIDAGKRRRRSRVVVINGIEVKLKYCNICNIYRPPRTCHCATCNNCIQEFDHHCPWIGHCVGLRNYRLHVTFLLTGLLLFAFIFIFSCKSLHHKLPGDGNGVIGLLRNDPETVALTLFSFVAMCFLAGFSCYHVYLIAINQTSYEHFHQKYVSSGNPYDKGILNNIKEALLASQPPSRVNFRADVEPGWFGGLSDISIK from the exons ATGGAGAGGATGGCGAGTGAAGAGAAAGACGGCAGCCTAAATTCTTCAGTCGCTCAAGCTATCGATAATGCTGCCTCATTAGAAATTGATCAACCTACAGAAAGTACTATGTCATCAGGAAAGAAGGTAGATAAGAATTCTGAAGTTAGTTTTCAAGCAAAAAGCAAGAAACTGCTTTCTTCTCTTTGGGAGAAAATAATTGGGTTCAAAAGGGTGGTTCAAGAAAAATCTTTTCGATTTTGTCGAGGCGGCGACGAACTTGAACAAGCAAGAGTTTACCATTTTTGGCCTGGAAACAAT GTTTTCTTTTTCAAGGGGAGACTGATTTGTGGTCCGGATCCAAAAGGGCTGATTTTAACTGCCATTGCTATTAGTCTATCAAGTTGGACATTTGCGGTTCATGTTGCAAGTGACATAAGGAATCCGGCCATCATCGTAACATCTTCAATTTTGACGACAGTT GTTCTTGTGAACTTGGTATATGTCAGTACCATTGATCCTGGTATAATTCCTAGAAATGATCTAGGAACAATTGATGCTGGTAAACGCAGAAGGAGATCAAGGGTAGTTGTCATAAATGGGATAGAGGTGAAGTTGAAGTATTGTAACATTTGTAACATTTATCGTCCACCAAGAACTTGTCATTGTGCAACTTGTAACAATTGCATCCAAGAATTCGATCACCATTGCCCCTGGATCGGGCATTGTGTGGGACTG AGGAATTATCGGCTTCACGTAACATTTCTATTGACAGGATTGCTCTTGTTTGCCTTCATATTCATCTTCTCATGCAAATCTCTACATCACAAATTGCCCGGAGATGGAAATGGGGTGATTGGATTGCTAAGAAATGACCCGGAGACTGTGGCATTGACATTATTCAGTTTTGTAGCCATGTGTTTTCTTGCTGGCTTTTCTTGTTATCATGTTTATCTAATTGCTATAAACCAG ACATCTTATGAGCATTTTCACCAAAAGTATGTGAGCTCTGGAAACCCCTATGACAAAGGAATCCTAAACAACATTAAGGAGGCTCTACTTGCTTCACAACCACCCTCTAGAGTCAACTTTCGAGCAGATGTGGAGCCTGGATGGTTTGGTGGATTAAGTGATATTAGCATCAAATGA
- the LOC113687429 gene encoding putative late blight resistance protein homolog R1A-3, with product MASTSITCITSILDDLQALDYPEFPNWPQKYLRRMRHMLRYLRTFLLCARKYSNDDVQLLFDNKKNQADNHHASLEALAVRIGDVIPKWAKEIQSSDQPWKVVHDLEKDMESFEQEICEWYVFFLGSSSRQSSNSVVRKDDLMEFMDSLLENLVNYLPRSRLPHQVGLIKALEEKLAFMKNFIRFLTLHGVENTELGPLLVHTEAVAINAAGLSYKFQFKKGFGSPKDIKESISELPQKIIPVEPQVLETCIKALIASKLSRQSYGDTDERILRDFYHSLLCNLWEKLKHGTCPVILRQLQMFYEGLNSLRTILKEKPKEFDEKVRDPTRVVKCYGGDFISPLSLNAIKDAIQAKDMDIVCSELLEIIKLIDAVITEKCPESSSFTFPTTNGLGFVDSLLEKMMDVTSSEAGSIALIDHPIQKVQEQLVCLRSLLWKIVELQNEDEEVQAIWNRLVGVAYRTEFLIDSLITGNILDSSSMSIHSILEEMNIIKAAALKIGDSERLGGKVKEVTKRFNHMPQEGSKPIVNDVVVGFEDETASIINGLRNGSRQVTIVSIVGMPGCGKTTLARKVYNDSSVKSHFYERAWCTISQIYQKRNLLLQILTCIESKLPEDVFKMGEEDLALQVKRRLLKNRYLIVLDDVWDIDAWNGLEASFPDDGNGSRVILTSRLRGVAPQDKLDHEPYSLRQLTPNESWDLLKGKLYPGQDLAPPELCEIRQQVVEMCQGLPLTVVILAGILSRMDRYGWKEAVEGLSSRNVSSTEQCTATLELSYKHLPDTLKACFLYFGAFPEDHEHNTKRLISLWVAEGLVQKTQLKRSEDVANDYLMELISRSLVIVSKPRSIDGVKACRIHDLLYEFCVTKAKEEKLLQRVRRYDDLSAFTVPCYLRRLCIIDSKVEHFDNLRLFSPAIRSLLLFSHDEDSISFDLRFIFHIIKLVKVLDLSQIGLDPFPREVELLVHLRYLAILGRGKISLPSSVCNLPNLETLIWRNSSTHRSVSLPDTIWNLKKLRHLQLIDEVDKHYCFFFPRDNLDNSSQLRDLDFLSCLSLDPEENISKLLRKFPNIRKLRCSVNLKPDVQYHVAMNCLSQLESLSLSCVIYGGGRYQLDFQFPLTIKKLTLSYFRLPWSKMAAIGNLPNLEVLKLLKQAFEGEIWEMEVEKFPKVRFLKLASLNIVKWTASSEYEYEEQYYFPRLQKLVLDRCGALQEIPSCLGNSYALEIIEVSKCPSCTSSLEEIQEEQRSNGYTDLKILTS from the coding sequence ATGGCCTCCACTAGTATCACTTGTATTACTTCCATCTTGGATGATCTGCAAGCGCTGGATTATCCAGAATTTCCAAATTGGCCGCAGAAGTACCTGAGACGCATGAGACACATGCTAAGATATCTGAGAACATTTCTTCTGTGTGCGAGAAAATACAGCAACGATGATGTGCAATTACTATTTGACAACAAAAAGAACCAGGCAGATAATCATCATGCAAGCCTAGAAGCTCTGGCAGTTCGGATTGGAGATGTTATTCCCAAGTGGGCAAAGGAGATCCAATCTTCTGATCAGCCTTGGAAAGTGGTCCATGATTTAGAAAAAGACATGGAATCCTtcgaacaagaaatttgcgaaTGGTACGTCTTTTTCTTGGGTTCCTCGTCACGGCAGTCCAGTAATTCGGTCGTTCGAAAAGATGACCTTATGGAATTCATGGATTCTCTTCTGGAGAATCTAGTGAATTATCTTCCAAGGAGTCGGCTGCCACATCAAGTTGGACTAATTAAAGCCCTTGAAGAGAAGCTGGCGTTCATGAAAAACTTCATCCGTTTTCTCACACTGCATGGCGTTGAAAACACAGAATTGGGACCTTTGTTGGTTCACACTGAAGCTGTGGCTATCAATGCAGCAGGCCTCTCTTATAAGTTCCAGTTTAAGAAGGGTTTCGGATCGCCCAAGGATATCAAGGAAAGCATTTCGGAACTGCCGCAGAAGATTATTCCTGTTGAACCGCAAGTCCTTGAGACTTGTATCAAGGCCCTGATTGCTTCAAAATTATCAAGACAATCATACGGAGATACAGATGAGCGCATATTGAGAGACTTCTACCATTCTCTCCTGTGTAATCTTTGGGAGAAACTAAAGCATGGTACTTGTCCTGTGATTTTGCGTCAACTACAAATGTTTTACGAGGGGCTCAATTCCTTGAGAACCATTTTGAAGGAGAAGCCAAAGGAGTTCGATGAGAAAGTAAGAGATCCTACTCGAGTCGTGAAATGTTATGGAGGAGATTTTATTTCCCCACTCTCCCTGAATGCAATCAAAGACGCCATACAAGCCAAGGATATGGATATCGTGTGTTCTGAGTTATTGGAAATAATTAAGCTCATCGATGCAGTAATCACAGAGAAGTGTCCAGAATCATCATCATTCACTTTTCCTACGACCAATGGACTGGGCTTTGTTGATTCCCTTCTAGAAAAGATGATGGATGTGACAAGTTCTGAGGCTGGCTCGATTGCTTTGATCGATCATCCAATTCAAAAAGTCCAGGAACAGCTTGTCTGTTTACGTTCTTTGCTGTGGAAAATTGTGGAGCTGCAAAATGAAGATGAGGAGGTCCAGGCAATTTGGAATCGTCTTGTTGGGGTGGCATACAGGACAGAGTTTCTTATTGACTCCTTAATAACTGGAAATATCTTAGATTCTTCTTCAATGTCCATTCATTCCATTTTAGAAGAAATGAACATCATTAAAGCTGCGGCCTTGAAGATTGGTGATAGCGAAAGACTTGGTGGAAAAGTTAAGGAAGTAACGAAGAGATTCAATCACATGCCACAAGAAGGAAGTAAGCCAATAGTCAATGATGTGGTGGTGGGATTCGAGGATGAGACGGCATCGATAATCAATGGACTCAGAAATGGATCACGCCAAGTGACAATTGTTTCCATTGTGGGTATGCCGGGATGCGGTAAGACAACTTTGGCTAGAAAAGTGTACAATGATTCTTCAGTGAAGTCCCATTTTTATGAGCGTGCTTGGTGTACTATTtctcaaatatatcaaaagagAAATCTGTTGCTTCAAATTTTGACTTGTATTGAGTCCAAGCTTCCTGAGGATGTTTTTAAGATGGGTGAAGAAGATCTGGCTCTTCAAGTCAAAAGACGTTTGCTGAAAAACAGATATCTCATTGTTTTGGATGATGTATGGGACATTGATGCATGGAACGGATTGGAAGCCTCATTCCCTGATGATGGAAATGGAAGTAGAGTTATCTTGACAAGTCGGCTCCGTGGTGTTGCTCCGCAAGACAAACTCGACCATGAGCCATATTCTCTTCGTCAACTCACTCCTAATGAGAGCTGGGATTTGCTAAAAGGGAAGTTATATCCTGGACAAGATTTGGCTCCTCCAGAACTATGTGAAATTCGACAGCAAGTCGTGGAAATGTGTCAAGGACTACCTCTTACGGTTGTCATTCTTGCCGGAATTCTCTCAAGGATGGACCGATATGGTTGGAAAGAAGCTGTGGAAGGTTTAAGTTCAAGGAATGTTTCTAGTACGGAACAATGTACCGCTACATTAGAGCTGAGTTACAAACATTTACCTGATACTTTGAAGgcatgttttctttattttggagcCTTTCCAGAAGACCATGAACACAATACCAAGAGGTTGATTTCTCTATGGGTCGCTGAAGGACTTGTTCAAAAAACTCAGCTCAAGAGATCAGAGGATGTGGCAAATGATTACCTGATGGAACTTATTAGCAGAAGCTTAGTCATAGTTTCGAAACCAAGATCCATTGATGGGGTCAAAGCTTGTCGCATTCACGATTTGTTATATGAGTTTTGTGTGACAAAAGCCAAAGAAGAAAAGCTTTTGCAGCGGGTACGTAGGTATGATGACTTATCTGCTTTCACTGTGCCATGCTACCTACGCCGCTTATGCATTATTGATTCTAAGGTCGAGCACTTTGACAACTTGAGGTTATTTTCTCCTGCCATACGCAGTCTATTATTATTCAGTCACGATGAAGACAGTATTAGTTTTGACCTTCGATTCATTTTTCACATCATCAAACTTGTCAAAGTGTTAGATTTGAGCCAAATTGGACTCGACCCCTTTCCTAGAGAGGTAGAACTGCTTGTTCACTTGCGCTACTTGGCCATTCTAGGTCGAGGTAAAATCAGTCTCCCATCATCAGTATGCAATCTCCcgaatttggaaactttgatttGGCGAAATTCTTCAACTCATCGTTCAGTTTCACTACCAGATACCATATGGAACCTGAAGAAACTAAGGCATTTACAACTAATTGATGAGGTCGATAAgcattattgtttttttttccctagaGACAATCTTGACAACTCGTCACAGTTGCGTGACTTAGATTTCTTGTCCTGTTTGTCTCTCGATCCTGAGGAAAACATCAGCAAGCTGTTGAGAAAGTTTCCAAATATCCGCAAGCTGAGATGCTCTGTCAATCTGAAGCCAGATGTTCAATATCATGTAGCAATGAATTGTCTAAGTCAGTTAGAATCACTCAGTCTGAGTTGCGTTATTTACGGCGGTGGCCGATATCAGTTAGATTTCCAATTTCCTTTGACTATTAAAAAATTGACCCTATCTTATTTTCGCTTGCCATGGAGCAAAATGGCAGCAATTGGAAATCTACCCAATCTTGAGGTGCTCAAATTACTCAAACAAGCCTTTGAGGGGGAAATATGGGAAATGGAAGTAGAGAAGTTCCCTAAAGTTCGTTTCTTGAaattagcttccttgaacattGTGAAGTGGACAGCCTCCTCCGAGTATGAGTACGAGGAGCAGTACTATTTTCCTCGTCTCCAGAAGCTAGTATTGGATCGCTGTGGAGCGTTGCAGGAGATCCCTTCTTGTTTGGGAAATAGTTATGCCCTTGAAATAATTGAGGTGTCAAAATGTCCCAGCTGTACCAGTTCATTGGAGGAAATTCAGGAAGAGCAAAGAAGCAATGGATATACCGATCTGAAGATCCTTACCTCATAA
- the LOC140003875 gene encoding NEDD8-activating enzyme E1 regulatory subunit AXR1-like isoform X2 has translation MAEPKTKYDRQLRIWGEQGQAALERSSICLLNCGPTGSETLKNLVLGGVGSITIVDGSKVEVGDLGNNFMVDESCVGQSKAKCVCSFLQELNDAVKAKFIEEYPQALIESNPSFFSQFTQLVEDSMVKLDRICRDANVALVFARSYGLTGFIRISVKEHTVIESKPDHFLDDLRLNNPWPELRSFADTIDLNTSDPVVHKHTPYVIILVKMAEEWAKSHGGCLPSTRDEKKQFKDLIKARMIAIDEDNYKEAMEASFKVYAPRGISSELEKIINDGSAEVGSSSSEFWVTVAALKDFIDNEGNGEAPLEGSIPDMTSSTELYVNLQKIYQAKAVADFIAMEQKVRHILKIIGRDPYSISNAYIKSFCKNARKLRVCRYRPIEDEFNTPVQAELQKCLTDEDYSYAAGFYILLRAADRFAANYNSFPGQFEGGMDEDISRLKSIAVSLLSDLGCNGSSLIEDLINEMCRYGAAELHAVAALIGGIASQEVIKLITRQFVPMSGTFIFNGIDHKSQLLLL, from the exons ATGGCGGAACCCAAAACGAAGTACGATCGTCAGCTCAG AATATGGGGTGAGCAAGGACAGGCTGCACTTGAGAGATCTAGTATATGCTTGTTGAATTGTGGGCCAACAGGTTCAGAAACATTGAAAAATCTTGTTCTTGGTGGGGTTGGAAGTATCACCATTGTCGATGGCTCAAAAGTTGAAGTGGGTGACCTTGGGAATAACTTCATGG TGGACGAATCATGTGTGGGACAATCGAAGGCCAAATGTGTGTGTTCATTTCTTCAGGAGCTAAATGATGCCGTTAAAGCCAAGTTTATTGAAGAGTATCCCCAGGCATTGATTGAGTCAAATCCATCATTCTTCTCACAGTTCACTCAG ctggTTGAAGATTCAATGGTGAAATTGGACAGAATCTGTCGAGATGCAAATGTTGCTCTGGTATTTGCACGCTCATATGGTCTAACAGGTTTTATTCGGATCAGTGTGAAG GAGCATACTGTGATTGAGTCAAAGCCTGATCACTTTTTGGATGATCTCCGGCTAAATAACCCATGGCCAGAGCTCAGAAG TTTTGCAGACACTATTGATTTGAACACATCTGATCCAGTCGTCCATAAGCACACCCCTTACGTCATCATTCTCGTTAAGATGGCAGAAGAGTGGGCAAAAAGTCATGGTGGATGCCTTCCATCAACTAGAGATGagaagaaacaattcaag GACCTAATTAAAGCCAGGATGATTGCAATTGATGAGGACAATTATAAAGAGGCAATGGAAGCTTCATTTAAAGTCTATGCTCCTAGAGGAATCA GTTCAGAGTTAGAGAAGATAATTAATGATGGTAGTGCTGAAGTTGGTTCAAGTTCATCAGAGTTTTGGGTGACTGTGGCAGCTCTAAAG GATTTCATTGACAATGAAGGGAATGGGGAGGCACCTCTTGAGGGTTCAATACCGGATATGACATCATCCACTGA GTTGTATGTAAATTTGCAGAAGATTTACCAAGCAAAGGCTGTGGCAGATTTTATTGCTATGGAGCAAAAAGTCAGGCATATCCTGAAAATAATTGGTAGAGATCCATATAGCATCTCAAATGCTTACATAAAAAGCTTCTGTAAAAATGCAAGGAAACTCCGA GTTTGTAGGTATCGGCCCATTGAGGATGAGTTCAACACCCCAGTCCAAGCAGAATTACAGAAGTGTCTGACTGATGAAGACTACAG TTATGCTGCAGGGTTCTACATTCTGCTTCGAGCTGCGGACCGTTTTGCTGCAAACTATAATAGTTTCCCTGGCCAATTTGAGGG TGGGATGGATGAGGATATTTCCAGATTGAAAAGTATTGCGGTCAGCCTCCTTAGTGATCTGGGCTGTAATGGTTCATCTTTAATAGAAGATCTTATAAATGAAATGTGCCGGTATGGTGCTGCAGAGCTTCACGCTGTGGCTGCCCTTATTGGTGGAATTGCATCACAGGAAGTGATTAAG CTCATCACAAGGCAGTTTGTTCCTATGTCTGGGACTTTCATCTTCAATGGCATTGATCACAAGTCTCAACTGTTACTGTTATAA
- the LOC113690835 gene encoding protein RRP6-like 3, protein MEDRSSKFKLALSITVAVAISVILAVQIRKNRRQKQKKQSKSCYLDTESPRKPQFSFKRVVADNSYSQFKHLKLQEAAGAANGDYVNVHPYKAEIGELLKNLNAAFVELFSGEVEMIGDKADNYVWVETKSQLEELAEVLSKEKVFGVDTEQHSLRSFLGITSLIQISTKSKDYLVDTIALHDVMGILQPVFADPLICKVFHGADNDILWLQRDFHIYLVNLFDTAKACDVLLKPQKSLAYLLEAYCGVVKNKLLQREDWRQRPLPADMVQYARTDAHYLLYVANCLTSELKLYGTENSSRPDDTFHFVLEASRRSNASCLQLYTKEIEAYPGESAAASIISRNLNDQGSFQSNCCCETKENCSCQVKFQAVVRRLCAWRDVMARVHDESLRYVLSEQAIGMLAAKVPTTEMEIYDTISRADLNSDSVNFGSFLESPSPVVCSHFEDFYLLFQDNIGKDDDWLVPILQKHLGSDGTCPLSIYNYVLLSKTSLKPTNRTVSKPNGFRAAKQVARMASRELFVQKFSCKSPVYHNCRIFANDGRLLCYCDRKKLDWYLNRDLARLVEDDPPAIILLFEPKGRPEDEGNDFYIQSKKNICVCCGEGNHYLRYRVIPSCYRMHFPEHLKSHRSHDIVLLCVDCHEIAHAATEKYKKQIATDFGIPLYIRKVIDSDQVQNTSESTDVHFEEVGVSPLQLRTAAMALLRHGQRMPPKRREELTQIVMQYYGGREISDEDLEKALLVGMSPYERKRLGKKRGLQFKHASSQVLVGTDTDSKETCSKQSNGQNLMEMRTDVSGHSTCSNTLANGEVSSAHSKGVDSDSTKSRNTNCIPFSDSDVAESGSPLNGAKNLICSTYNGNFSSKHKSKYSLLGHGPHGKLVVDHLLKEYGEDGILEFCQKWRQVFVDALHPRFLPAGWDVNHSGKRDFGDFSVYKPVKKVSAAAEESGK, encoded by the exons ATGGAAGATCGAAGCAGCAAGTTCAAGCTTGCACTTTCAATCACAGTCGCGGTGGCGATCTCCGTCATTTTGGCAGTACAAATTCGAAAAAACAGAAGGCAAAAACAGAAGAAACAATCGAAATCTTGCTATCTCGATACAGAATCTCCTAGAAAACCTCAATTCAGTTTCAAACGCGTTGTGGCAGACAATTCTTACTctcaattcaagcatttgaagCTCCAGGAAGCTGCCGGCGCCGCCAATG GGGATTATGTGAATGTGCATCCGTACAAGGCGGAGATTGGGGAATTATTGAAGAATTTGAACGCAGCATTTGTGGAACTTTTTAGTGGGGAAGTGGAAATGATTGGGGATAAGGCTGATAATTATGTTTGGGTTGAAACGAAGTCGCAGCTGGAGGAGCTTGCTGAGGTGTTGAGtaaagagaaagtgtttggtgTTGATACTGAGCAGCATAGTTTGCGATCTTTCTTAGGCATCACATCTCTCATTCAG ATATCGACAAAAAGTAAGGACTATCTGGTGGATACAATTGCCTTGCATGATGTGATGGGAATTCTTCAGCCCGTGTTTGCTGATCCTCTAATTTGCAAG GTGTTCCATGGAGCTGATAATGATATTCTCTGGCTTCAAAGAGATTTTCATATATATCTGGTTAATCTATTTGATACAGCAAAG GCATGTGATGTGCTGTTGAAACCACAAAAGTCATTGGCATATTTGCTTGAAGCATATTGTGGAGTTGTTAAAAATAAACTGTTACAG CGAGAAGACTGGAGACAGCGTCCCTTACCTGCAGATATGGTGCAATATGCACGTACAGATGCACACTATCTTTTGTATGTAGCAAATTGTCTTACTTCAGAGCTCAAACTATATGGAACAG AAAATTCATCGCGTCCCGATGACACATTCCATTTTGTTCTCGAGGCTAGTCGGCGTTCAAATGCGTCTTGTCTGCAACTTTACACAAAGGAGATTGAAGCTTATCCAGGAGAATCTGCTGCAGCATCGATCATTTCTCGTAATTTGAATGATCAAGGAAGTTTCCAATCAAATTGCTGTTGTGAGACAAAGGAAAATTGCTCCTGCCAGGTTAAG TTTCAGGCTGTTGTGAGACGTCTTTGTGCTTGGAGGGATGTAATG GCCCGAGTTCATGATGAGAGTTTGAGATATGTCCTATCTGAGCAAGCCATAGGCATGCTTGCAGCAAAGGTTCCAACAACTGAGATGGAAATATATGATACCATCTCAAGAGCTGATCTAAATTCTGATTCCGTGAATTTTGGTTCTTTTCTCGAATCTCCATCGCCTGTTGTTTGCAGTCACTTTGAAGATTTTTATTTACTGTTTCAAGATAATATAGGCAAGGATGATGATTGGTTAGTTCCAATCCTACAAAAGCACCTAGGCTCAGATGGGACTTGTCCCCTGTCAATATATAACTATGTTTTGCTATCAAAAACTAGCCTAAAACCAACAAATAGAACAGTTTCTAAACCAAATGGGTTTAGAGCTGCAAAGCAAGTTGCTCGTATGGCTTCAAGAGAGTTATTCGTTCAAAAATTCTCCTGCAAATCCCCAGTTTATCATAATTGCAGAATCTTTGCAAACGATGGCCGATTGTTATGTTACTGTGACCGGAAGAAGCTTGACTG GTATCTTAATCGAGATCTGGCAAGACTTGTTGAAGATGACCCTCCAGCTATAATACTTCTCTTTGAACCCAAAGGTCGCCCTGAGGATGAGGGGAATGACTTCTATATTCAAAGTAAGAAAAACATATGTGTTTGTTGTGGTGAAGGGAATCACTATTTACGGTACCGGGTTATACCTTCGTGCTACAGAATGCATTTCCCTGAACATTTGAAGAGTCATCGCTCTCATGATATTGTGCTTCTCTGTGTGGATTGTCATGAAATCGCACATGCTGCCACCGAGAAGTACAAGAAACAAATAGCTACAGACTTTGGAATACCACTTTACATTCGTAAAGTAATTGATTCTGATCAAGTTCAAAATACAAGTGAATCGACTGATGTACATTTTGAGGAGGTAGGCGTATCTCCTTTGCAGTTGCGCACTGCAGCAATGGCTTTGTTGCGCCATGGGCAAAGAATGCCACCCAAACGCCGTGAAGAATTAACCCAG ATAGTAATGCAGTACTATGGAGGTAGAGAAATATCAGATGAAGATCTGGAAAAGGCTTTGCTAGTTGGGATGAGTCCTTATGAGAGAAAACGACTAGGGAAAAAAAGAGGACTACAATTCAAGCATGCAAGTTCTCAAGTTTTGGTTGGTACAGATACAGATAGTAAAGAAACATGTAGCAAACAAAGTAATGGTCAAAACTTGATGGAGATGAGAACGGACGTAAGCGGTCACTCTACTTGTTCCAACACTCTGGCCAATGGTGAAGTCTCTTCGGCCCATAGTAAAGGAGTAGATTCGGACAGTACTAAGTCTCGAAATACCAATTGCATACCTTTTTCAGATTCTGATGTTGCTGAAAGTGGAAGTCCATTGAATGGAGCGAAAAATTTGATCTGCTCAACGTATAATGGAAATTTTTCATCGAAGCACAAGTCAAAGTATTCGCTACTTGGGCATGGACCACATGGAAAGTTAGTTGTTGATCATTTACTGAAGGAATATGGTGAGGATGGAATCCTTGAATTTTGCCAGAAATGGAGACAAGTTTTTGTTGATGCTCTTCATCCTCGCTTCTTACCTGCTGGATGGGATGTGAACCACAG TGGTAAGAGGGACTTTGGGGATTTCAGCGTGTACAAGCCTGTGAAGAAAGTTTCTGCAGCTGCTGAGGAATCGGGAAAATGA